AACAAAAATGAAGTGGAAATGACTACCTATGATAGACTTTTAAGGGCTTGGGAAAACTCAAAAGAGATGGTTAGGGATTTTGAAATGTATTCAAAAAGGATTGAGGATGAAGAAATAAAAGAGGTTTTCAAGAAGTTTGCTGAAGATGAGGGAATGCATGCTACCAAGCTCAGAGAGCTCATGCTAAACTATGAAAACCACGGCGATAACCAGTAAAAATAGAGTACATGCAAATATGAAGAAAAG
The Pseudobacteroides sp. DNA segment above includes these coding regions:
- a CDS encoding ferritin family protein, which codes for MGFSSENKNEVEMTTYDRLLRAWENSKEMVRDFEMYSKRIEDEEIKEVFKKFAEDEGMHATKLRELMLNYENHGDNQ